The segment CAACTCCTTTGGAACTCTCTCTACATTTAAGTTAGTTTCCTTCATAACGACCTGTTCCCCCTAAAGTCTTAGCAAATTTCCCAACTACAGTAAACCGTTCCATTCCTTCTGCACCAGTGACATAATAAGGTCCACTTCGTAACCAGGCATGTGCAATCAATTTCCCGTTCTCATCCTTTGCCGTGCCAAGATAAAGTGTACTTTCAATTTCCCGTTTTTCTAGCATCCTCATAGCAGCAATTGCTTTTACCAGGCACTGGCTTTCCCAAAAGGTGTATTTACTCATAATATGGATCGATTGAGAAACATTAGCAAGTACTTTCCTATTGGTCAGTAAAGGATCAAAAGAAGTCTCCTTCATTTTCAACCCTAAAGATGGAGCAACTTTAGAAAAAGGAATGCTCTTAAGATATCTGGCCCACGCCATATAAATATAGGATTCTATAAATAGTTTCCTTGACTCTTTATCCGTGTTCCATAAAATCTTTAATTTGTTCATCTTTAAGGTCCCCTTGTAAAAGATTACTTTGTTACTACAGAAATTAACCCTTCTCCATAAAGCATATCCATAAACGTCATCACTTGATTTTCACACAATTCGTGATCAACATCATACTGTTTCATTAATTCCTGGACTATGCTTTCAAGTGTGCTTTGGTTCTCTATTAAATCCCAAATGACACCACCTATTTCACCAAGGTTATAATACTTTCCGTTCGTAATACTAAACATCACTTTTTCTCCATCCATATCACTAACAATGTTTCCTTCTACTTGAGAAATCACTTGGTTTTGAGAAAGTGTTTCACTTCTACCCATTTACCACTTCATCCTTTCTTTCAATAGAATTAATTATAAAATCTGTTATTTGATTAGCTGTAAATTCCGAACTGGATCGTTGTATCTTATAGAACGTAATTTTATTTGCCATTTTAGCTGTTGTTTGAAAATGCCATTCCATGAGTCCAGCCCGGGAAAGAAAGAAATTTCGATACGTGTGCAAAAACAAAGTGTGGAGTCTATTTAATCCTTGGATAGGAGTAAATGTTGTCGCTTCCTCCTCTGTTTTTACTAATTCAAATATCCCTGCTAATGGAAGTGTGGCTGTCGTAAACTGAGAAGAAACCGGTATAGCAAACTTTGTCTCTCTATCTATAATAGGTCGAAGATTGCTTGACTCCATACCAAATTTGTTCAAACTCTCCTGCCATAGTTTCTGTTGAGGATACGCAGGAGTAACGACTGGAATATTGTCTATTGTAAAAGTAACTGGAATGACATCATCACTTATTAATTCGTAACCCCTTTGCAGCAGTACAGAAGCAGTTGTAGATTTACCAGCACCAGAGTCCCCAACAATGGCATATGCTTTTCCATTGATGGCAACGGCACTTCCATGGAGAGGAAGAATCCGCCTTTGCATTAGAATTGCTCCCATACATGTACCAAGCAGGTAAAGTCGAATATGATCCACTTCCGCTTCTTCCACTGCACTAACAATAATTTCATTACCGTTTTTCACTTGAAAAATCGCCGTACCTGGGATCTCGAACATGCACAAATTCTCTACAATATGGAAGTAACGGTTAGGTTCAGAAACTTCATCCCACTTTTCTTCTAATCTACCTTTTTTAATAGTAATGTCTGGAAAGTTGGGGTATATGGTGAGAGGTTCTAACTCGGGTAGAGGATATTCAGTTGTGATGGTGAAGCCGAATGCTTTGTAGAGTAGCAGATTACTATTTTTTATCATAAAGCCTCCGTGATTTAGGTATAACCCTTTTAACAAAGGGTTATACCATTATTATTTTAAAATGATTTCAATTAGCTGTTGTTTAAACAGCTTGCATTAGACCTACCTTCATGAGTTTCACTTTTCCCATCAGAAACATCAAAACAATCCGCATTTGCATTCCCAGGTCCATTCATTGTCATGCTAATATCCAACACTTCAACCATAGGTGTTTTCCACTCTCTTTTCATTACTCTCACCTCCTTTCAATTTATCCTTGTTTCTGTAAGAAACGATACAAAATAAGGCTTCTGGTTAAGATTTTAAAGTCGTTCTCTATGACCATTTCTTGTCTTGGCATATCGCCTAAGTTTGAAATTGCTTGTTTTATTATTTTAGTATCGATTAATTCAGATAGCATGGAGTCATTGCTCATCTTCTTCAACTCTTGCTTGAAACTTCCCCAATCCTTTTTCATACGGTGGATCACATCTGCTCCTTGAAGCCCTCTATGGTCTTGGTTTAAACGTACTTTATCAGGCAATTTGTTCTTTGTAGCCCTTCTTAAAAACGAACGCTCAAGCCCGCCTAATACATATTGTTCTTTTGGGAGGGAAAGACAGAACTTAATCACCCGAAGATCATTGGTAGGATCACGGTCCCAAACACCATAACGTAATGAAAGTTTGGTATTTGCTACACCACTTTTATTCCAAGGATATAACTGTCGATAATAGTCGTGGCGATATTGATCTAAGTCTTTTACTGACTCCCCCAATCCTTGCATTCCAAACTCTTGCAGTTTTTCATACACTTTAGTGCTCTTCGCAAGTTCAGGGTTGATAAAACTCGGAAAAGAATAACTTGGTTCCTTTTGTTTTGTTAGAAAAGCACGTAAGGCTGGATAGGTCCTCTTGGCCAAGAAAGGAAGCATCACTTTTTTTCCTGTTCGAAAACTTGTGCAAAAACTAGTTAACTCTTGATTTAATTGAATCCATTTCCATTGCTTAAGCAGAGTACTATAGTAATCGTAATTTAATCTCATCGACCCCCATGAAATAGAATGATTCCCACGTGCTCCATTCAACATCACCGATATTCCTTGTTTCGCAGCTGCTTCGCTAATTCCTTTTAACCAAAACGTGTTTTCGAAAAACTTATACGGCATTTCCATAATGTCAAGGAACTCATCCACTTCAGACAAGGGGCTTGCCCCAGGGAAACTCAAATAATTATCGTTAATATTTCCAACATGATTCACGGTTTCTTTTATAAATAGCCTTTCATCCGGCACATAATAATCAGATGTCCAGTCCTTAAAATCGCCTTCAGGAATATAACTAAATGTATGTAACGTCTTGTTCTCTTTTTTTAATTCATTAGCAGCAAAACTAACTACTGTTCCCGAATCTAGTCCTCCACTTAAATGTGACCCAACCTTTCCGTTAGTTCTCAATCTATCTTTTACAGCCCGGCCAAACACTTCATGAAAAGCTTCTATATACTCTTCATTTGACGATAGCTTGAGCTCTTGATCAATGTTGATTGTGCAGTATCTCTTCAATTTCACTTCACCATTCGCAGTTACCGTGATACTGTGAGAAGGAGGGACTTGGTGAATAGAGTGATAAACGGTGCTTGTCATATCTGCTGCTTCCACTAACGTTGGGATAGCAATAAACTCTGCTAGCCATGAATGGTTTAACTGCTTCTTATAGTTTGGTAGTGTCAGTAATGGCTTTATTAGAGTGGAAAAAGAAAAAATCTCTTTATCTTGATAATAGTAAAGGGTTCTTGAACCAGAAAAATCCCTTGCTCCAAAGAGTTTATTCTTTTTTTCATCCCACAGCATAAATGCATAGTCTCCTATAAGATATTTGGGACAATCTTCTTCCCATTTGTCATAAGCTAATAAAATTAAATGGCTATCTGAGATGGTTAATCTTTGTGAACCAGTTATTTCTAGTTGATTACATAATTCTTGTCTATTATCAATAATGGCGTCTGCTGTAATTGCTAGCTGTTTGTGAGAATCATAATATGGTAGGTTTTTTAGGTTGTAATACGGTGTAATTGGAAGAGGTTTGTAATTCTTCGATACATCGGGTTGAGTATAAGGAACAAAATCCAGTATGTTTCTTTGATCTTGTCGAAGCACTTTATAAACACCTAATATAATGCTCATTTTATCCTCCATTACTAACAAGAATTTTGTTCTTTATAAAGAACAAAAACTTTAAAAATAGAATCAAGCCATAAATAATATTATTTCACCCATATAATAATTAAAACGGTTCTTTATAAAGAACATTATTGTAATTCCAACTTACCACTTCCCAAATTTATAGTCAAGTAAAAACTAGAGTAATATTGTTTGTTCCAGCAAATTCTACATTGAGTTGTAATGCTGAGTTAATTCTTGCTTCCATCATTAAAGTGAATTATAAAATAAATATCCCAATAAACTATTATTATTAAGTACTTAAATATGTAATAATTTTTTACATTATAAATGTAAATTTTTAGTATTTTCATGATTAATCTTTATTAACTTTTTGTTATTGGCAGCACATTTAAAATAGGGAGAGGCCTACAAAAAGTCAACAAACTGACTTTCTGAACAGCCTCTTCTTTTAGGTTGATGTTCATTAGCTGTAATGTACATCCTCATCCGGATCATGTTGAACAGCATCCGGTATTCTAATCCCAGGTCCTGCAAAAGTCATATTTACGTCTAAAATTTCTAATTCTGGCTTCTTCCAGCTTTTCATTGTATCACCTCCCTTAATAAAATTAGAGAAGCTTTTCTTATTTCAATCCCCAAAACACCTCTTCAAATATATTTCTTCAAGAATCTATAAGTAATTAAACTTCTCATTAATAATACAAAATCTAAATTAAATACATTTTCAGGGCGGGGGTTATCTTTTAAACTAGCAGTCGTTTTTTCGATAAGGTCTGTGTTTAGATATTCCTTTACTAAAGGGTCTTTAATCAATGTTTCTAATTCGCAGATAAAATTCTTCCATAAAGGAATCATTCTAAATAGACTGTCGCTACCTTGTATACCTCGAACACGCTGATTCAATCTTACTTTCTCAGGAAGTATACCCTTTGTCGCTCTTCTAATTAATGATCTATCAAAACCATTTTGTACGAATTGGCTTTCTGGGATGGATAAGCAAAATTTAATAACTCTCAGATCATTTGTCGGATCACGATTCCACAATTTATATCGCAACGATAATTTAGTATTTACTGTTCCGTTTGAGTTCCAAAATGTTACTTGTTCAAAACACTTTTTCCTAGCTTCATATGCATTTGGTGTCTTAAATTCAAGGGGCTCAATTCCATTTGAAATTAGTTTATGAAAGACTCCAGTCTGATTAGCAAAATCTTGATTTATTAACATAGGAATCTTGTAAGAATCATGATGCTTACTAAATATAGCAGGATAAGCTTTATTCAATATCCTTGAGAAAATTCTAGACTTTTTGACACCAATATTTTTACTGTAAGCATCTAATTCTTTATAAAATAATAGGAACTTCCTCTGCTTTAATAACAATGTCTGGTAATCAAGGTATGGTCCCCAAGATATACTCCAGTTCCCTCTGGCTCCATTTAATAAAGTACCTACACCATCTTGAAAAGCTTTTTCGTATACGCCTCTAATCCAAAATGAGTTATGAAAAAATTTATAGGGCATTTCATATGTTTCCAACCAGGTATCAATTTCTGTGTAGGGACAACTGTTTTCAAGCGCTAGGTAATTATCTTCTATATTGCCGACATATTGGACGGTTGAATGTATATAAGGTCTCTCATCCGCAATTCTATGTTTTGGCGTCCACTGCTGAAAATCACTAGGTGGAATGTAACTATATGTATGCAGTCTTCTTCCTCGCCTTTTTAACTCTCGAGATGCATAGCCAACAACAGATCCAGAATCCAACCCTCCACTTAATTGAGCACCTACATTACGATTAGTTCTTACTCTTGAATTTACTGCTGTTTGGAAAATTTCTACAAATGCTTCTTCATACTCTTTGTTCGTTTTATATCTGATTCTTTCGTCGATATTGACTCTTGTAAACCTTGATAATTTCACCTGACCTTGTTTAACGATTAAGGTATGTGATGGTGGAAGTTGCTTGATTCCTTGATAAATAGTGGTATTTGCTTCCACCGTTTCGAACATTTCAGGAATAGCTAAATATTCAGCCAGCCATGATTCATTTAATTTCTTTTTTATGTGAGGGAGGGTCAATAGGGGTTTAAGTGTTGTGCAAAAAGAGAAATATTCGGAATTTACATGATAATACAGCGTACGGGTACCAGAAAAATCACTTGCTCCAAAAATTTGATTTTTTGATTCATCCCAAA is part of the Sutcliffiella sp. FSL R7-0096 genome and harbors:
- a CDS encoding lasso peptide biosynthesis B2 protein, coding for MNKLKILWNTDKESRKLFIESYIYMAWARYLKSIPFSKVAPSLGLKMKETSFDPLLTNRKVLANVSQSIHIMSKYTFWESQCLVKAIAAMRMLEKREIESTLYLGTAKDENGKLIAHAWLRSGPYYVTGAEGMERFTVVGKFAKTLGGTGRYEGN
- a CDS encoding lasso peptide biosynthesis PqqD family chaperone; translated protein: MGRSETLSQNQVISQVEGNIVSDMDGEKVMFSITNGKYYNLGEIGGVIWDLIENQSTLESIVQELMKQYDVDHELCENQVMTFMDMLYGEGLISVVTK
- a CDS encoding aldolase is translated as MIKNSNLLLYKAFGFTITTEYPLPELEPLTIYPNFPDITIKKGRLEEKWDEVSEPNRYFHIVENLCMFEIPGTAIFQVKNGNEIIVSAVEEAEVDHIRLYLLGTCMGAILMQRRILPLHGSAVAINGKAYAIVGDSGAGKSTTASVLLQRGYELISDDVIPVTFTIDNIPVVTPAYPQQKLWQESLNKFGMESSNLRPIIDRETKFAIPVSSQFTTATLPLAGIFELVKTEEEATTFTPIQGLNRLHTLFLHTYRNFFLSRAGLMEWHFQTTAKMANKITFYKIQRSSSEFTANQITDFIINSIERKDEVVNG
- a CDS encoding paeninodin family lasso peptide, whose translation is MKREWKTPMVEVLDISMTMNGPGNANADCFDVSDGKSETHEGRSNASCLNNS
- a CDS encoding asparagine synthase-related protein encodes the protein MSIILGVYKVLRQDQRNILDFVPYTQPDVSKNYKPLPITPYYNLKNLPYYDSHKQLAITADAIIDNRQELCNQLEITGSQRLTISDSHLILLAYDKWEEDCPKYLIGDYAFMLWDEKKNKLFGARDFSGSRTLYYYQDKEIFSFSTLIKPLLTLPNYKKQLNHSWLAEFIAIPTLVEAADMTSTVYHSIHQVPPSHSITVTANGEVKLKRYCTINIDQELKLSSNEEYIEAFHEVFGRAVKDRLRTNGKVGSHLSGGLDSGTVVSFAANELKKENKTLHTFSYIPEGDFKDWTSDYYVPDERLFIKETVNHVGNINDNYLSFPGASPLSEVDEFLDIMEMPYKFFENTFWLKGISEAAAKQGISVMLNGARGNHSISWGSMRLNYDYYSTLLKQWKWIQLNQELTSFCTSFRTGKKVMLPFLAKRTYPALRAFLTKQKEPSYSFPSFINPELAKSTKVYEKLQEFGMQGLGESVKDLDQYRHDYYRQLYPWNKSGVANTKLSLRYGVWDRDPTNDLRVIKFCLSLPKEQYVLGGLERSFLRRATKNKLPDKVRLNQDHRGLQGADVIHRMKKDWGSFKQELKKMSNDSMLSELIDTKIIKQAISNLGDMPRQEMVIENDFKILTRSLILYRFLQKQG
- a CDS encoding paeninodin family lasso peptide, with protein sequence MKSWKKPELEILDVNMTFAGPGIRIPDAVQHDPDEDVHYS
- a CDS encoding asparagine synthase-related protein, yielding MSAIAGLLSFNSNNIPPEHCVALMGGFSSFPADDVQTWKNENVFLGCHLQWITPESVGKRNPFHQREMKLVITADAIIDNRMELLDRLQIPLFKRDEISDDELIIEAYQKWGEDSPKYLVGDFAFIIWDESKNQIFGASDFSGTRTLYYHVNSEYFSFCTTLKPLLTLPHIKKKLNESWLAEYLAIPEMFETVEANTTIYQGIKQLPPSHTLIVKQGQVKLSRFTRVNIDERIRYKTNKEYEEAFVEIFQTAVNSRVRTNRNVGAQLSGGLDSGSVVGYASRELKRRGRRLHTYSYIPPSDFQQWTPKHRIADERPYIHSTVQYVGNIEDNYLALENSCPYTEIDTWLETYEMPYKFFHNSFWIRGVYEKAFQDGVGTLLNGARGNWSISWGPYLDYQTLLLKQRKFLLFYKELDAYSKNIGVKKSRIFSRILNKAYPAIFSKHHDSYKIPMLINQDFANQTGVFHKLISNGIEPLEFKTPNAYEARKKCFEQVTFWNSNGTVNTKLSLRYKLWNRDPTNDLRVIKFCLSIPESQFVQNGFDRSLIRRATKGILPEKVRLNQRVRGIQGSDSLFRMIPLWKNFICELETLIKDPLVKEYLNTDLIEKTTASLKDNPRPENVFNLDFVLLMRSLITYRFLKKYI